The genomic stretch GCCGAAAAGTTTGGCAAAAACAGCGCAGAACATTGCCGAAAACTATCTTTTCGATTCAAAAATCCTAGTCCATATAGAGGATGAAGAGGAGATAGAGGAGTTGGCACTGCTAGGTGTTGACGGCGCCCTGTTTGCAGAGGCAATAGTAAAGATAAGCTAATGCCTTTTTTACTCTTTGTCGTAACATCGCTTCTTCTTTTGAGTGGATGTTCCGGCAAGTCACCGCAAACGAAACAATATGCAAATTTAACACCCTATTCCCCTCCCTTACAACAAGAGCTTTCTTATAAACTACACAATAAAACCCCTATAACACTTACGATCTATGAACAATACAAAAAGTGGGTAAATACCCCTTATAAATATGGAGGAACTACCTGTTACGGGATAGACTGTTCCTCGTTAGTACAACAGGTTTACAAAGATGGTTTTGGATTAAATATTCCAAGAGATACGAAACATCAGGCTAAAATTGGAACTTATGTGAAAAAACCTGAAATAAAAGAGGGGGATCTGCTTCTTTTTAAAACCGGCTATAGTTCAAGACACTCTGGAGTTTACCTTGAAGCCGGAAATTTTTTGCACACCTCAACAAAACACGGTGTGACAATATCTAACCTCAATAATCCCTACTGGAGGGAAAAGTATTGGCAGGCAAGACGTATTCTGAATTACTAAACTATTTTTCTCGGTATGTATGATTTTAACGATGTTAAAAGTTCATATGAAATGGTACCTGCAAACTTTGCTATATCTCTGGCATCGCTAAAGATCAGTAACTCCTCCTTATCACTTAAAAAAGAGCTGTTATCCATAGAAATTCTACCTGCAATACTTACATTTTCCGGTGTTTTATAGATGTTTGAACAAGCACGTAAAAAGCCGTCCCCGTAACCAAAGTCGTAATTGCTTACAACCTGTTTTTTTGTACTTTTAAAACTAGCGCCATACCCGACACAATCACCCTCTTTGACTACTCTTGAGGAGTTTTTTTTAGCATAAACACTCAGTACAGGTTTAAGATCCGGTTGCTCCATGCTGGCAGGAAACTCTAAACATCCATATGTTGCGATCCCTATTCTTACCATATCTTCATCAAAATTCTCTTCTCGAAATAGTGCCGCTGAGTTTGCCGAATGAAATGCGAGTGTGTATCCGTACTCCTCTGCCAACTCTTTTGATTTTTCTTTAAACAAGGCGAAGTTCTGCTTTTGAAAAGAGAAGTAATCCCCCTCTTCATCCGCAGAAGAATGGTGTGTAAAAACACCTTTTAGCTCTAAATTATTTTGTTTGATCATTGCAAAACTATTTTCAAGCTCCTCTAATGAAACACCGTTTCTGTTCATGCCGCTGTTTACTTTAAGTTCTACTTTTGTCCCTTCTGGAAACTTACTAATCAGCTTCATGTCATTAACAGTATAGTGAATTTTCTGATCTGCTTTTTGTGGAATTTCGGCAAGTACTAAAATATATTCAAAATAATCATAAATAGCCTCTGCTTCGGCGTGTGATCGAACTACCGCTTTGCTGATTCCGTATTCTTGTGCCATTTTTGCAATTTCACAAAGTCCATGTCCGTATGCATTATCTTTTAAAACAACGGCAACTTTATCTTTGCTTTTAGTTTTATCTGCGATAATGTCAAAATTATAAAAAAGATTGTTTTTATTGAGAGTTATATAAGCCATGGAGAAATTATACTATGTTAATACCAGAATTTGAGAAACAAAGCTTCACTCAAGTTGTTTTTCCTCATAAAAATACAGATTGGAACTGTTGTTTAGAGGATGCTAGAAAAAATTTTGTAAATATCATCAATGCGATCAGAAATTTTCAGCCATGTTTAGTTGTTTGTTATGACATAAAAGAGGTACAAAGCTATTTTAATGACCATACAAATATAAAGTTTGTAGAGTATACGGCAAACGATACATGGGCACGTGACAGCTCAGCACTTGCTGTTGAAAACGACGGTGAGATTAAACTGCTTAATTTCACGTTTAACGCATGGGGCGGTAAGTTTGAGGCAGAACTTGACAATAAAATGTCTCGCGCTATCGCTTCTGTTTATTCGGTCCCGTTAGAAGATGTAGACCTTATTTTAGAAGGTGGCGGTGTTGAAAGCAACGGTGAGGGACTCATCCTTACAACATCGGAGTGTATGCTCAACCCAAATAGAAATAAAGAGTTGACAAAAGAGCAAATGACACAAAAGTTAAAAGAGTGTTTTGGAGCCAAAGAGGTCTTATATCTTAATCACGGTTACCTTGCAGGGGATGATACAGATTCCCATATAGATACGCTTGCACGTTTTATCTCAAAAGACACGGTCATGTATGTAGCGTGTGATGACCCACAAGACGAGCACTACGAAGCATTAAAAATGATGGAGGATGAACTCAAAGAGTTTGTAATTGAACATAAACTAAAACTGATCAAACTTCCTATGAGTTCTGCTGTTTATGATGAAGATGAAAGACTCCCTGCAACTTATGCCAACTTTTTACTTGTAAACGGAGGAGTTTTAGTTCCAACTTACAATGTAAAAGAGGATGCAGAAGCTCTGGAGATCTTTAAATGGGCGTTCCCTGATCGCAAAATAGTTGCTATCGATTGTTCAACACTGATCCGTCAACACGGTTCACTTCACTGTGTCACTATGAACTTCGCTAGTGGAATTACTCTCTTGTAATTCCTCTTGTTCCAATATTGCCATACCACTTATTATCAAATATGTGGCAAGGGCAAAACCTATCGCTATCATTACCGTTCGTTTCAATTTTTCCATTTTTGTCATAATAAAATTGTATCAAATACTCTCTTAACACTTTTGTAACATTATTTGATTAGAATAGGTAAATTTTAGTTTAGAGGGTTATATATGAAGAAAATCATTCCATTATCATTACTTGCCGTATCGTACCTTGTTGCAAACGATCTACAAGTAGATACGATTAACGTTGAATCTACAGTAATTTCAGAAGTTGCAGAGAATGCACAAACTTCAGCTGACGTTGCAAAAGCACTTAGCGATAAAGTACCAAGTATCGATATGAATAGAAGAAGCGGTATCGCTAACGACATCTACATCCGTGGTCAAAAAAGGGATAACATCGTTGTAGAAGTTGACGGCACAAAAGTTTGCGGTGCATGTCCAAACAGAATGGATCCGCCGACATCACACATCGTTGCAAATCAAGTTGACAAGATAACGGTTATTGAAGGTCCTTACGATGTTGAGAGCTTTGGAGTTCTTAGCGGTGGTGTAAAAATCGAAACTAAAAAACCGACAAAAGATCTTAAAGGTTCAATTAACTTAGGTTTTGGTGCATGGAACTACAGAAAATTCGGTGCTACTGTAAGCGGTGGAAATGATTTTATCAGAATGATCGCAACTGTATCGGATGAATCTAGTGATCAGTATAAAGACGGAAACGGTGATACTCTAGCAGAGCAAGTTGATAATTACGGCACATCTACATATTTACCTCAATATCATGACACCCTTGCATACAAGAAAAAAAGTGCAATGGCAAAAGCCTATATCTCCACTTTTGAGAATCAAGAATTACGTCTTAGTGTAACTGCAAACAGAAGTGATAATATCCTTTATCCTAGTTCAAAAATGGATGCAAAATATGATGATTCAAATATTTACAGTGCCGAATACAATATTGACTCAATTAATGACAACTTTACAAATCTAAATCTTCAATATTATCATTCAGATGTTGACCACCCAATGGATACAAGATTCAGAACAACAACACCTATGTATATGACGAATCACTTAAAAACAAATATGGATGGTCTTAAACTTAAAAATACATTTGATATTACTGGACATGAGTTACTCTTAGGTCTCGATACTAGCAAAAGAACTTGGGAAGGTGAATACTACAGAACAAGTACTATAACAGGTGTAGACACTCCTCATACTTATCCTGTTTCTATTCCTAAAACAGAAACAGAAAATGCTGCTATCTTTGCAAAACTAAAAAAAGCATATGGAGACTTCAATGTTGAATTAGGTGCTAGATACGATAATACAAAAATAACAAATAATGGTGGTTATACTAATAATGACTACTCAGGTTTTAATGCTAATGTAATAACAACTTATAATATCAATAAAGAAAATAAGATTTTTGCCGGTTTTGGACAAGCTTACCGTGTTCCTGATGCAAGAGAACTCTACTTCATTTCATCAATGACTGGTAACTTAGTAGGATCAGAAACTCTGGAGCAAACAAAAAATCAAGAGGTAGATTTAGGTTATGAAACAGATAATCAATACTTCAAACTAAAAGCGAAAGCATTTTATTCTATGCTAGATAATTATATTTATTATCAAAAACAAATTAATGGTACAGCAATAATGATGAATAACTTTAAAAACATTAATGCATCAATTTATGGTGCAGAGTTAAGTGCATCAATATATGCTACTGATGATATCACAATCGATATGGGTGCTTCATATAAGGTTGGTAAAAAAGACGAAGCTTTAATAGGACAAACAGATACTGATCTTGCAGATATTGCTCCTTTACGCGGGAATATAGCAGTAAACTATGAGTATATAAACAATTCTATGGCAACTTTAGAAGTTCAAGCAAGTGATAGATGGGATAAAATAGATAGTGATAACGGTGAGCAAGAAATCGCTGGCTGGGCAGTTGTTAATGCGAAAGTAAAACATGCAGTAAATAAAAAGTTCGATCTTACAATCGGTCTTAACAATATCTTTGATGTAACATATGCTGTAAACAATACTTACGCAGACTTAACTCTTTTAACAGGTGGGGCAACTGATATAATGATTCTAAACGAACCGGGTCGTTACTTCTATACAAACTTAGACTTCAAATTCTAAACCCTCTTTAAGCCCGTAAAATACGGGCTTAAAATATGACTTAAAAAATTAACCCCTTTTTTATATCAAACAAGCTAAAATCCTTTTTATGATAGAAAGATACCCAACGAAAAAAATATATGTCGGAGATGTCGCTGTAGGTGGAGATGCACCTATATCTGTGCAATCTATGACATACTCAGATACACACAATGTTGCAGCAACTGTTGAGCAGATCAATCGTCTTCACTTTGCCGGATGTGACATTGTTCGTGTAGCCGTTCCCGATATGGAAGATGCACTGGCATTAAAAAGCATCAAAGAGCAGATCTCTCTTCCCCTTGTTGCAGATATACACTTTAACCATAAACTAGCACTCATTGCAGCTGAGTCAGTTGACTGTATACGTATCAATCCGGGTAATATCGGTTCTAAAGAGAAAGTTGCCGAAGTTGTAAAAGCATGCCAAGAGCGTAACCTTCCGATCCGAATCGGTGTCAATGCAGGAAGCCTAGAGAAAGAGTTCGATAACAAGTATGGTCAAACAGCCGAAGCGATGGTAGCAAGTGCCGAGTACAACATCAAATACCTAGAAGATTTAGGTTTTACAGATATCAAGATCTCTCTTAAAGCAAGTGATGTACAAAGAACGGTTGATGCCTACAGAATGCTTCGTCCTAAAAACAACTATCCTTTCCATTTAGGTGTAACAGAAGCCGGAACACTTTTTCATGCAACTGTAAAAAGTTCGATCGGTCTTGGAGCACTATTACTTGACGGTATCGGTGATACACTAAGAGTATCTATTACGGGTGAGCTTGAAGAGGAGATCAATGTCGGACGTGCAATCCTTAAAGACAGTGGTGCATTACCCGATGGACTGAACATTATTTCATGTCCAACTTGCGGTCGTATAGAAGCAGATCTTGTAAGTGCCGTAAGCGAGATCGAAAAAAGAACCGCGCACATAAAAACGCCGCTCAATGTAAGTGTAATGGGATGTGTAGTAAATGCGATCGGAGAAGCGGCTCATGCCGATGTTGCGATTGCGTACGGAAAAGGAAAAGGTCTAGTTATGGTTAAAGGTGAGGTTGTTGCAAACCTCGATGAAAAAGAGCTCGTTGACAAGTTTGTCGATGAAATTGAAAAAATGGCAGGTCAGGAGTAATATGCAAGACAACCTTTATAACTTAGCTTTTGAACGTAGTATCTTAAGCTCGATCGTTTTTGAACCTTCACAGTTTGATGATCTAAGTGTGATGCTAAAAGTGGATGATTTTTATCTCCCCGCACACCAAGATATCTTTAAAGCGATTATGACGCTCTTTCAAAACGACTTACCGATCGATGAGGAGTTTATAAAAAAAGAGCTCAACAAAATGAAAAAGTTTGATGAGCAGGTACTTTTAGAGATTCTTGCAGCAAACCCTATCTCAAACACTAAAGCGTATGTAGATGAAGTAAAAGACAAATCTTTAAAACGCCATCTCTTAACACTTACAACAGAGATTAAACGTGTAACAGTTGAAGAGGAGTTACCCTCAGCCGATGTTGTAGATATTGTAGAAAAAAAGCTCTACGAGATCACTCAGGACAACCAAACAAGTGACTTCCTTGATTCTCCTACGATGACATTTCAAACGATGGAATATATCAAAGAGATGAAAGCCCGCGGTAACTCTGTACTTGTCGGGGTAGATACAGGCTTTCAAGATCTTAATAAAATGACAACAGGTTTTGGTAAAGGGGACCTTGTTATCGTTGCAGCCCGTCCGGCGATGGGGAAAACATCATTTATTTTAAATACAGTTCACAATCTTATCATGCAGGATAAGGGTGTGGCATTTTTCTCATTAGAGATGCCGGCTGAACAGTTAATGCTTAGAATGCTTTCTATTCAAACTTCGATCCCACTGCAAAAACTGCGTGTCGGTGATATGAGTGATGAGCAATGGAGTCAGCTAAACGGTGCAATTGATCAAATGAACAATGCTAAGCTTTTTGTAGATGATACGGGTAGTGTAAACATTAATCAACTTCGTTCCAAACTGAGAAAGTTAAAAGCACAACATCCGGAAATCGAAATGGCCGTAATTGACTACCTACAGATTATGCAGGGGATCGGGAATCAAGACAGACACCTGCAAGTTTCTGATATCTCACGTGGTCTAAAAATGCTTGCCCGTGAACTTGGGATTCCGATTGTAGCACTTTCACAGCTCAACCGTGGACTTGAAAGCAGAAACGACAAACGTCCTATGCTGAGCGATATTCGTGAGTCTGGTTCAATTGAGCAGGATGCCGATATTATCCTCTTTGTATATCGTGATGATGTTTACCTGTACAAGGAAGAAAAAGAGCGTGAAAAAGCTGCCAAAGCGGAGGGGAAAGAGTTTACTCCAACCTATGTTGAAAAAGAGGAAGAGGATGCTGAGATCATCATCGGAAAACAAAGAAATGGTCCAACCGGGCATGTAAAACTTGTATTTCAGAAAAAGCTTACACGCTTTGTCGATGCCCCTACTTTCTCTCAGGCTACAGAGTTTGTCTATGAGAATGTCGATACAAAATCGGCTCAAATGGATATCGGCGGAGCTGACAAAATAGAGATGCCGACACTCTAAGATTATGATAGAAAAAGTCGAGCTGCTTCAAACAAAAAAGGAGTGGCTCTCTCTTTTTCTTCTCTTTTTTTTACTTCTAACTCTTAATCTCTCTTACGAATACTACAAATACAAACAACTTATAAAATTTGACTCAGCCCTTGTAGAGGCTACTGTTTTAAAACAATACGATAAAACAAAACTGACAAAGACCGGAAAGACTAAACATTACCAAGTGTTAAAGCTCAAAGCTTCCGAGGGGTATACCTTCTATACTGTTGCAAAAAAAGAGCTTCCTGACATCAGCTCTAAAAAGATACGCCTTGAGATCTTTACCGGTGAGATTGGAAATATTAGTTTTACAGAGTATATCAAAGGATTTTTTGCTTTTAGTAAAATTTTAAATATTGACGACTCCACTACAACAAAAGAGAAACTTTCACGCTTTATAGAAAAGCAACACCAAAGTCCTGAGATTACAGCACTCTACAAAGCGCTCTATCTTGCAAAATCATTACCGTCAGAGCTCCAGACAACATTTTCCACTTTAGGGTTATCTCACCTTATTGCAATTAGCGGTTTTCATCTAGGGGTACTCTCAGCCCTGCTCTATTTCCTTCTCAAATACCCCTATAGAGTTTTTCATAATAACTACTTTCCCTACAGAAGTTATAAAATAGACAGTTTCTTCATTATTGCGACTGCTTTGCTGCTCTATACACTCTTTTTAGAATCACCACCCTCATTGCTTCGTGCTTTTGTAATGTTAGTGATAGGATTTTTTCTATACGATCGGGGAATTAAGATTATCTCTATGCAGACACTGCTCTTTACCGTATTGTTAATTTTGGCATTTTTTCCACGCCTTTTTTTTAATATTGGTCTATGGTTGAGTGTAGCGGGAGTATTTTATATATT from Sulfurimonas sp. hsl 1-7 encodes the following:
- a CDS encoding C40 family peptidase, coding for MPFLLFVVTSLLLLSGCSGKSPQTKQYANLTPYSPPLQQELSYKLHNKTPITLTIYEQYKKWVNTPYKYGGTTCYGIDCSSLVQQVYKDGFGLNIPRDTKHQAKIGTYVKKPEIKEGDLLLFKTGYSSRHSGVYLEAGNFLHTSTKHGVTISNLNNPYWREKYWQARRILNY
- a CDS encoding alanine racemase; translated protein: MAYITLNKNNLFYNFDIIADKTKSKDKVAVVLKDNAYGHGLCEIAKMAQEYGISKAVVRSHAEAEAIYDYFEYILVLAEIPQKADQKIHYTVNDMKLISKFPEGTKVELKVNSGMNRNGVSLEELENSFAMIKQNNLELKGVFTHHSSADEEGDYFSFQKQNFALFKEKSKELAEEYGYTLAFHSANSAALFREENFDEDMVRIGIATYGCLEFPASMEQPDLKPVLSVYAKKNSSRVVKEGDCVGYGASFKSTKKQVVSNYDFGYGDGFLRACSNIYKTPENVSIAGRISMDNSSFLSDKEELLIFSDARDIAKFAGTISYELLTSLKSYIPRKIV
- a CDS encoding agmatine deiminase family protein; protein product: MLIPEFEKQSFTQVVFPHKNTDWNCCLEDARKNFVNIINAIRNFQPCLVVCYDIKEVQSYFNDHTNIKFVEYTANDTWARDSSALAVENDGEIKLLNFTFNAWGGKFEAELDNKMSRAIASVYSVPLEDVDLILEGGGVESNGEGLILTTSECMLNPNRNKELTKEQMTQKLKECFGAKEVLYLNHGYLAGDDTDSHIDTLARFISKDTVMYVACDDPQDEHYEALKMMEDELKEFVIEHKLKLIKLPMSSAVYDEDERLPATYANFLLVNGGVLVPTYNVKEDAEALEIFKWAFPDRKIVAIDCSTLIRQHGSLHCVTMNFASGITLL
- a CDS encoding TonB-dependent receptor domain-containing protein, with the protein product MKKIIPLSLLAVSYLVANDLQVDTINVESTVISEVAENAQTSADVAKALSDKVPSIDMNRRSGIANDIYIRGQKRDNIVVEVDGTKVCGACPNRMDPPTSHIVANQVDKITVIEGPYDVESFGVLSGGVKIETKKPTKDLKGSINLGFGAWNYRKFGATVSGGNDFIRMIATVSDESSDQYKDGNGDTLAEQVDNYGTSTYLPQYHDTLAYKKKSAMAKAYISTFENQELRLSVTANRSDNILYPSSKMDAKYDDSNIYSAEYNIDSINDNFTNLNLQYYHSDVDHPMDTRFRTTTPMYMTNHLKTNMDGLKLKNTFDITGHELLLGLDTSKRTWEGEYYRTSTITGVDTPHTYPVSIPKTETENAAIFAKLKKAYGDFNVELGARYDNTKITNNGGYTNNDYSGFNANVITTYNINKENKIFAGFGQAYRVPDARELYFISSMTGNLVGSETLEQTKNQEVDLGYETDNQYFKLKAKAFYSMLDNYIYYQKQINGTAIMMNNFKNINASIYGAELSASIYATDDITIDMGASYKVGKKDEALIGQTDTDLADIAPLRGNIAVNYEYINNSMATLEVQASDRWDKIDSDNGEQEIAGWAVVNAKVKHAVNKKFDLTIGLNNIFDVTYAVNNTYADLTLLTGGATDIMILNEPGRYFYTNLDFKF
- the ispG gene encoding flavodoxin-dependent (E)-4-hydroxy-3-methylbut-2-enyl-diphosphate synthase translates to MIERYPTKKIYVGDVAVGGDAPISVQSMTYSDTHNVAATVEQINRLHFAGCDIVRVAVPDMEDALALKSIKEQISLPLVADIHFNHKLALIAAESVDCIRINPGNIGSKEKVAEVVKACQERNLPIRIGVNAGSLEKEFDNKYGQTAEAMVASAEYNIKYLEDLGFTDIKISLKASDVQRTVDAYRMLRPKNNYPFHLGVTEAGTLFHATVKSSIGLGALLLDGIGDTLRVSITGELEEEINVGRAILKDSGALPDGLNIISCPTCGRIEADLVSAVSEIEKRTAHIKTPLNVSVMGCVVNAIGEAAHADVAIAYGKGKGLVMVKGEVVANLDEKELVDKFVDEIEKMAGQE
- a CDS encoding replicative DNA helicase: MQDNLYNLAFERSILSSIVFEPSQFDDLSVMLKVDDFYLPAHQDIFKAIMTLFQNDLPIDEEFIKKELNKMKKFDEQVLLEILAANPISNTKAYVDEVKDKSLKRHLLTLTTEIKRVTVEEELPSADVVDIVEKKLYEITQDNQTSDFLDSPTMTFQTMEYIKEMKARGNSVLVGVDTGFQDLNKMTTGFGKGDLVIVAARPAMGKTSFILNTVHNLIMQDKGVAFFSLEMPAEQLMLRMLSIQTSIPLQKLRVGDMSDEQWSQLNGAIDQMNNAKLFVDDTGSVNINQLRSKLRKLKAQHPEIEMAVIDYLQIMQGIGNQDRHLQVSDISRGLKMLARELGIPIVALSQLNRGLESRNDKRPMLSDIRESGSIEQDADIILFVYRDDVYLYKEEKEREKAAKAEGKEFTPTYVEKEEEDAEIIIGKQRNGPTGHVKLVFQKKLTRFVDAPTFSQATEFVYENVDTKSAQMDIGGADKIEMPTL
- a CDS encoding ComEC/Rec2 family competence protein; the protein is MIEKVELLQTKKEWLSLFLLFFLLLTLNLSYEYYKYKQLIKFDSALVEATVLKQYDKTKLTKTGKTKHYQVLKLKASEGYTFYTVAKKELPDISSKKIRLEIFTGEIGNISFTEYIKGFFAFSKILNIDDSTTTKEKLSRFIEKQHQSPEITALYKALYLAKSLPSELQTTFSTLGLSHLIAISGFHLGVLSALLYFLLKYPYRVFHNNYFPYRSYKIDSFFIIATALLLYTLFLESPPSLLRAFVMLVIGFFLYDRGIKIISMQTLLFTVLLILAFFPRLFFNIGLWLSVAGVFYIFLFLIYFQKLGKVYQFLLLPLFVYLMMLPYSLSFFGNFSYIHPLSIIHTTLFTLFYPFSLVLHIVGLGSLFDPLLVMLLKSADFGTVVILDQKILWLFIGVSLGSIYNRVLFYILNIFALSIFIYAVYNVT